The Cottoperca gobio chromosome 6, fCotGob3.1, whole genome shotgun sequence genome has a segment encoding these proteins:
- the LOC115009255 gene encoding LOW QUALITY PROTEIN: E3 ubiquitin-protein ligase TRIM39-like (The sequence of the model RefSeq protein was modified relative to this genomic sequence to represent the inferred CDS: inserted 2 bases in 1 codon; deleted 1 base in 1 codon) — protein MTHQEFCNYHFLVNTSMSELAAQFRRTGGEVPLDVSSETQMKGLFICQVCMMGFMVWMFVDVKTNVAVLVEEAEIQQMIHKRELKIQEIKHSVELSKKNDESVERSLNKLIKTIKEKQRETEKQAERFIKELEQEVSELKKRSTEVEXSHAAKNVLHLLQSFMSLNAAPPTKDWTEVSVHPPSYEGTVRRAVSQLEETLSELFTEVELKRVQQSAVDVTLDLHTAHPKLILSDDGKQVKHGDVRKSLPDNPERFNTCVCVLAKQSFSSGRFYYEVQVKGKTGWRLGVVRESINRKGDIPASPQNGYWTIRLRNVNKYTASADPAVTLSLEVEPEKVGVFVDYEEGLVSFYDVDAAALIYSFTGCTFTEKLYPYFCPYLNDGGKNSAPLIISPVNHNE, from the exons ATGACTCATCAAGAATTTTGTAATTACCATTTTCTAGTCAATACTTCCATGTCTGAGTTGGCTGCTCAGTTCAGACGCACAGGAGGAGAAGTTCCCCTTGATGTCTCCTCGGAAACCCAAATGAAGGGTCTGTTCATCTGCCAGGTGTGTATGATGGGTTTCATGGTCTGGATGTTTGTAGACGTCAAGACAAATGTTGCTGTTCTTGTGGAAGAGGCTGAAATTCAGCAGATGATCCATAAGCGAGAACTGAAGATTCAGGAGATTAAACACTCAGTGGAGCTCAGTAAGAAAAATGATGAGTCTGTTGAGAGAAGCCTAAACAAGCTCATCAAGACGatcaaagagaagcagagagagacggagaaacaGGCTGAACGCTTCATCAAAGAGCTGGAGCAGGAAGTCTCTGAGCTGAAGAAGAGAAGCACTGAGGTGGA CTCTCACGCAGCTAAAAAtgttctccacctcctccaaaGCTTCATGTCACTGAACGCTGCTCCACCCACCAAGGACTGGACAGAAGTCAGCGTCCATCCACCTTCATATGAGGGGACTGTGAGGAGAGCTGTGAGTCAGCTGGAGGAGACGCTCAGTGAACTGTTCACTGAGGTCGAGCTGAAGAGGGTCCAGCAGTCTGCAGTGGATGTGACACTCGACCTTCATACAGCACATCCCAAACTCATCCTGTCTGATGATGGAAAACAAGTTAAACATGGTGATGTGAGGAAGAGTCTCCCAGACAATCCAGAGAGATTTaatacttgtgtttgtgttttagcaaAGCAGAGTTTCTCTTCAGGAAGATTTTATTACGAGGTTCAGGTTAAAGGGAAGACTGGGTGGAGGTTAGGAGTGGTCAGAGAGTCCATCAACAGGAAGGGAGACATCCCAGCGTCTCCTCAGAATGGTTACTGGACGATACGTTTGAGGAATGTAAATAAGTACACAGCTTCTGCTGACCCTgcagtcactctctctctggaaGTC GAGCCTGAGAAGGTGGGGGTGTTTGTGGATTATGAGGAGGGTCTGGTCTCCTTTTATGATGTTGATGCTGCAGCTCTGATCTACTCCTTTACTGGCTGCACATTCACTGAGAAACTCTACCCATACTTCTGTCCTTATCTTAATGATGGTGGTAAAAACTCCGCCCCTCTGATCAtctcacctgtcaatcacaatgAGTAG